From one Candidatus Cetobacterium colombiensis genomic stretch:
- a CDS encoding helix-turn-helix domain-containing protein produces the protein MLRGHFRQHLKLYQEGEMTVKQICEITNISRASIYRKLLEIKGLDSI, from the coding sequence ATACTAAGAGGACATTTCAGGCAACATTTAAAACTTTATCAAGAGGGTGAAATGACAGTAAAACAAATCTGTGAAATTACAAATATTTCTCGAGCTTCGATATATCGAAAACTCCTTGAAATTAAAGGGTTAGATTCAATTTAG